One bacterium DNA window includes the following coding sequences:
- a CDS encoding LamG domain-containing protein, with amino-acid sequence MRSFALILALATCGTAALALPPGQTFYVSFDKLITTADSAQGDPKSTFTSNLELRSQEGVKGAGLLQEKGERCTYQIAGNLDTSQGTYSVWVKPLNWDGHSGKFRHFLVVSADRKPWDGMAATTYTMLLYLYPIGDENVSHYIRVNAKTPTDTTSRAGAPVDMLKQGEWTHLVSTWDAKELRLYANGKRVGEGLTSGTLPKLTEGTFTICPVQFWSGSQWADPDERTICDEVRVFDRALTDDEVLDLYAMDVPGGLADLKPGLAVTMKPDYFGSKLTVTLKPAHLDAAWQQRLPQAQAKLTVTDPQGTVLKTLEGPLPDQPLTVPVKAWADGDYTARASLAAGGEALAGEAKVTKPPTPWLPKAGDWRADRVLEPWTPLSLTGSTVKYWNGEAALPGALPTQIKVAGQELLAAPVRLQADTSATTWANPAVVEEEPFRVATVGAGKLGRLAASFRSLMEFDGLIRAEVTLTPPAGGVDMDSLTLEIPLKPEVAKFYRNPVCREFDGQKLDEKEFLPYGWLGNEQRGLSWFMESDANWRQGKDQPAVTIRREGGAVVVRLHLISEPTKITKPLTYTFGFEPTPVRPPNPDRHDIRFASGPQLKGSTHFVYGWGQQISTLNATLIARDPAAERKLVDGWRAQGKHNLDYSCVQCTANISPEYLFLGEEWNLPYGGSFSGYKRVGDNAPYSIVPVCPSSSFPEFLLWCVKQNLDNDWSDGIYTDIDGATPCDNPRHGCGFTDAFGRSGRTFPLYAHRGVSRRLYALCHDHHRLYFSHAHSYWYSLFNAFNDGWCPGEQYSSAVIGKPHFYMTDIPDRTWRTEFYAPTTGASAYLLPELDRLTDATKERGPSECCLAAAMCYGVPLWAGSIRREVVEEVWAVQIAFGMQGVRFVPFWQQQEFTVSDPEVRVSAWAKPGRRLVVLANFTDRDRPVQVTVKGAGATIKPAWKAEAMTANGATASLTVPAYNGVLVTVEGLAD; translated from the coding sequence ATGCGCTCATTCGCGCTGATACTCGCACTGGCGACCTGCGGCACCGCCGCCCTGGCGCTGCCGCCTGGTCAGACCTTCTACGTCTCCTTCGACAAGCTCATCACCACCGCCGACTCTGCCCAGGGCGACCCCAAGTCCACCTTCACCTCCAACCTCGAGCTGCGCTCCCAGGAGGGTGTCAAGGGCGCGGGCTTGCTGCAGGAGAAGGGCGAGCGGTGCACCTACCAGATCGCCGGCAATCTCGACACCAGCCAGGGCACGTACTCGGTGTGGGTCAAGCCGCTGAACTGGGACGGACACAGCGGCAAGTTCCGCCACTTCCTCGTGGTCAGCGCCGACCGGAAGCCGTGGGACGGGATGGCGGCGACCACCTACACGATGTTGCTGTACCTGTACCCCATCGGCGACGAGAATGTCTCTCACTACATCCGCGTCAACGCCAAGACGCCGACCGACACGACCTCGCGCGCGGGGGCGCCAGTGGACATGCTCAAGCAGGGCGAGTGGACCCACCTCGTCTCCACGTGGGACGCCAAGGAGTTGCGGCTGTATGCCAACGGCAAGCGCGTGGGCGAGGGCCTGACGTCGGGGACGCTGCCGAAGCTGACCGAGGGCACCTTCACCATCTGCCCCGTGCAGTTCTGGAGCGGCAGCCAGTGGGCCGACCCGGACGAGCGCACCATCTGCGACGAGGTCCGCGTCTTCGACCGGGCGCTGACTGACGACGAGGTGCTCGATCTGTACGCGATGGACGTGCCCGGGGGTCTGGCGGACCTGAAGCCGGGGTTGGCGGTCACGATGAAGCCGGACTACTTCGGCAGCAAGCTGACCGTCACGCTCAAGCCCGCGCACCTGGATGCGGCCTGGCAGCAGCGCCTGCCGCAGGCACAGGCGAAGCTGACCGTCACCGACCCACAGGGCACCGTCCTCAAGACGCTCGAGGGGCCCCTGCCGGACCAGCCGCTGACGGTGCCGGTGAAGGCATGGGCGGACGGTGACTACACGGCCAGGGCCAGCCTGGCCGCCGGCGGCGAGGCGCTGGCGGGCGAGGCGAAGGTGACGAAGCCGCCGACGCCGTGGCTGCCGAAGGCCGGCGACTGGCGTGCCGACCGCGTGCTCGAGCCGTGGACGCCGCTGTCGCTGACGGGCAGCACGGTGAAGTACTGGAACGGGGAGGCGGCGCTGCCGGGGGCACTGCCCACGCAGATCAAGGTGGCGGGGCAGGAACTCCTCGCGGCTCCAGTCCGGCTGCAAGCGGACACTTCGGCGACGACCTGGGCCAACCCGGCGGTCGTCGAGGAGGAGCCCTTCCGCGTCGCTACGGTCGGCGCCGGGAAGCTCGGGCGCCTGGCCGCGTCGTTCCGGTCGCTGATGGAGTTCGACGGGCTCATCCGAGCGGAGGTAACGCTCACGCCCCCGGCCGGCGGCGTGGACATGGACTCACTCACTCTCGAAATCCCCCTCAAGCCGGAGGTCGCCAAGTTCTACCGCAACCCCGTCTGCCGGGAGTTCGATGGGCAGAAGCTGGACGAGAAGGAGTTCCTCCCGTACGGCTGGCTCGGCAATGAGCAGCGCGGGCTGTCGTGGTTCATGGAGTCTGACGCCAACTGGCGGCAAGGCAAGGACCAACCGGCGGTAACGATCCGGCGCGAGGGCGGGGCAGTCGTCGTTCGCCTCCACCTCATCAGCGAACCGACGAAGATCACCAAGCCCCTCACCTACACCTTCGGCTTTGAGCCCACCCCGGTGCGCCCGCCGAACCCGGATCGCCACGACATCCGCTTCGCCAGCGGCCCGCAGCTCAAGGGCTCCACCCATTTCGTCTACGGCTGGGGGCAGCAGATCTCGACGCTCAACGCCACGCTGATCGCGCGCGACCCGGCCGCCGAGCGCAAGCTCGTGGACGGCTGGCGGGCGCAGGGCAAGCACAACCTCGACTACAGCTGCGTCCAGTGCACTGCCAACATCTCGCCGGAGTACCTGTTCTTGGGCGAGGAATGGAACCTGCCGTACGGCGGGAGCTTCTCGGGCTACAAGCGCGTCGGGGACAACGCGCCCTACAGCATCGTCCCCGTCTGCCCGAGCAGCAGCTTCCCCGAGTTCCTGCTGTGGTGTGTGAAGCAGAACCTGGACAACGACTGGAGCGACGGCATCTACACCGACATTGACGGCGCCACGCCGTGCGACAACCCGCGCCACGGCTGCGGCTTCACGGACGCCTTCGGGCGCAGTGGCCGCACCTTCCCGCTCTATGCCCACCGGGGCGTCTCGCGGCGGCTGTACGCCCTCTGCCACGATCACCACAGGCTGTACTTCAGCCACGCGCACAGCTACTGGTACAGCCTGTTCAACGCCTTCAACGACGGCTGGTGCCCGGGCGAGCAGTACAGCTCGGCGGTCATCGGCAAGCCGCATTTCTACATGACCGACATCCCCGACCGCACCTGGCGCACGGAGTTCTATGCGCCCACGACCGGAGCGTCGGCGTACCTGCTGCCGGAGCTGGACCGCCTGACGGACGCCACCAAGGAGCGCGGCCCCAGCGAGTGCTGCCTCGCCGCGGCCATGTGCTACGGCGTGCCGCTGTGGGCCGGGAGCATCCGGCGGGAGGTCGTCGAGGAAGTGTGGGCGGTGCAGATCGCCTTCGGCATGCAGGGCGTCCGGTTCGTGCCCTTCTGGCAGCAGCAGGAGTTCACGGTCTCGGACCCGGAGGTGCGGGTGAGCGCCTGGGCCAAGCCCGGCCGGCGGCTGGTCGTGCTGGCCAACTTCACCGACCGGGACCGGCCGGTACAGGTCACGGTCAAGGGCGCCGGGGCCACGATCAAGCCCGCCTGGAAGGCCGAGGCGATGACGGCAAACGGTGCGACGGCCAGTCTCACCGTGCCCGCCTACAACGGGGTGCTCGTGACGGTGGAGGGTCTGGCGGACTGA
- a CDS encoding methyltransferase domain-containing protein, with product MTQWNAEEYSRHSQAQMDWAAGLIGALNLRGDESILDIGCGDGKVTAQLARAVPDGSVVGLDSSEEMVRFAQAHFPPAQWPNLRFEPGDARWLGFDGVFDLVFSNATLHWVVDHGPVLAGIARALKPGGRAVLQMGGRGNAGEVMQAAERLIARPSWASFFGGFTFPYGFHEPVAYRQWLLAAGLTPVRVELIPKDMAKANADELAGWMRTTWMPYTHRVPEELREQFVAELVGEYLVAHPPAADGSIHVAMVRLEVEASRPA from the coding sequence GTGACACAATGGAACGCCGAGGAATACAGCAGGCACTCGCAGGCCCAGATGGACTGGGCGGCGGGGCTGATCGGTGCGCTCAACCTGCGCGGCGACGAGTCGATCCTAGACATTGGCTGCGGCGATGGCAAGGTGACTGCGCAACTGGCACGGGCGGTGCCGGATGGGTCCGTGGTCGGGCTCGATAGCTCGGAGGAGATGGTCCGCTTCGCGCAGGCCCATTTCCCGCCCGCACAGTGGCCGAACCTGCGGTTCGAGCCGGGCGACGCACGGTGGCTGGGCTTCGACGGCGTGTTCGATCTGGTGTTCTCGAATGCGACGCTGCACTGGGTGGTTGACCACGGGCCGGTGCTGGCCGGCATTGCCCGAGCGCTCAAGCCCGGGGGGCGGGCGGTGCTGCAGATGGGCGGCCGGGGCAACGCCGGGGAGGTCATGCAGGCGGCGGAGCGACTGATCGCGCGGCCGTCGTGGGCGTCGTTCTTTGGCGGCTTCACGTTCCCGTATGGCTTCCATGAGCCGGTCGCGTACCGGCAGTGGCTGCTGGCCGCGGGGCTGACACCGGTGCGCGTCGAGCTGATCCCCAAGGACATGGCAAAGGCGAACGCAGACGAGTTGGCCGGCTGGATGCGGACGACGTGGATGCCGTACACGCACCGCGTCCCCGAAGAGCTGCGCGAGCAGTTCGTGGCGGAGCTGGTGGGCGAGTATCTGGTGGCCCACCCGCCGGCGGCCGATGGCAGCATCCATGTCGCGATGGTGCGGCTGGAGGTGGAAGCGAGTCGTCCCGCATAG